In Silene latifolia isolate original U9 population chromosome X, ASM4854445v1, whole genome shotgun sequence, the following proteins share a genomic window:
- the LOC141619373 gene encoding uncharacterized protein LOC141619373 yields MLQYATDMWPFQYHPLCKNIKLNHLMFADDLLMFCKGNVQSIMLMMRAFSSFSKASGLSMNSSKSEVYYSRVTQAIKDDTRQVTGFIEGSMPFGYLGVPVQATRLTKIECNILVEKMVNRIRSLGAKNLSHAGRLVLVSSVLNTLHNYWSGIFLIPKCIVKRIETVCRNYLWDGAADYHRVPSVGWDRVTLPKEEGGFGIKRTATWNIASVAKLVDWLYRKADRLWIRWVNQVHIKGRNWHDYLPPADVAWSWKNVCKVKELVKNAYGEDQWAPDSHGFTIRNCYEWLRHRAAPQNWAPAVWNTWNVPKHSFITWISLNNGLNTRAKLASFGYCQEQLYCICESSDETQAHLFFQCEYSQRVLQEVKKWCGFRIDVTMAGLALTGNSIKGLKQLVHCQLWVSCHYHVWLERNSVRVNAVVTPPIKLAERIIAEA; encoded by the coding sequence ATGCTGCAATATGCTACTGATATGTGGCCTTTCCAGTACCATCCTCTTTGCAAGAATATCAAATTGAATCAccttatgtttgctgatgactTGTTGATGTTTTGTAAGGGTAATGTCCAATCTATAATGTTGATGATGAGAGCTTTCTCCTCCTTCTCTAAAGCTTCTGGACTATCCATGAATAGTTCCAAATCTGAGGTATACTATAGTAGAGTTACTCAAGCTATTAAAGATGACACAAGGCAGGTCACAGGGTTTATTGAAGGTTCTATGCCATTTGGATACCTGGGGGTCCCTGTTCAAGCTACCAGATTGACTAAAATTGAATGCAACATACTGGTGGAGAAGATGGTTAACAGAATCCGTAGTTTGGGTGCTAAGAATTTGTCTCATGCAGGCAGACTTGTATTGGTGAGCTCTGTGCTGAATACTCTTCATAACTATTGGTCAGGCATATTCCTTATTCCAAAATGTATTGTGAAGCGCATTGAGACAGTTTGCAGGAACTACCTCTGGGATGGGGCAGCTGACTATCATAGAGTACCATCTGTAGGTTGGGATAGGGTCACTCTTCCCAAAGAAGAAGGTGGATTTGGGATTAAAAGAACTGCTACCTGGAACATTGCTTCTGTTGCAAAGTTAGTAGACTGGTTGTACCGTAAAGCTGATAGGCTTTGGATTAGATGGGTAAATCAGGTCCATATCAAGGGAAGGAATTGGCATGACTATCTTCCTCCTGCTGATGTGGCTTGGTCTTGGAAAAATGTCTGCAAAGTTAAAGAACTGGTCAAGAATGCTTATGGAGAGGATCAATGGGCGCCTGATAGTCATGGATTCACTATCAGGAACTGCTACGAATGGCTAAGACATAGAGCTGCTCCTCAGAATTGGGCACCTGCTGTATGGAACACATGGAATGTCCCTAAACACTCCTTCATCACTTGGATATCCCTGAACAATGGTCTTAATACTCGAGCTAAACTTGCATCTTTTGGTTATTGTCAGGAGCAACTCTATTGTATCTGTGAGAGTTCAGATGAAACGCAAGCACATCTCTTCTTCCAGTGTGAGTACAGTCAAAGAGTCTTGCAGGAAGTTAAAAAGTGGTGTGGATTTCGTATTGATGTTACTATGGCAGGCTTGGCATTAACTGGCAATAGCATAAAGGGTTTGAAGCAACTGGTGCACTGTCAGCTCTGGGTTTCCTGTCATTATCATGTCTGGTTGGAAAGGAATAGTGTAAGGGTAAATGCAGTTGTCACTCCTCCCATCAAGCTAGCTGAAAGAATAATCGCTGAAGCTTAG